One Gemmatimonadales bacterium genomic window, ATCACCACATTTATAAACTTCGTGCGGTAGTCCCTCGCCCACCCAAGGGAAGGCCGAATGCCAACAGTACGTCTGGACCTGATCGAGACCGTTGCGGTTGCAGCGGTCCTTCTCTTTGTCGGGTACGCCCTCGTCCGCCGGGTCTGGTTCCTCAACCGCTTCAACATCCCCGCCCCGGTCGTCGGGGGGTTCGTCTTCGCCGCAGCGGCGCTCGTGCTGCGACAGACCGGGGTACTGGCGTTCGAGTTCAACACCACACTGCAGTCGCCGTTCATGATCGCGTTCTTTACGACGATCGGCCTGGGCGCCAGCTTCGGCCTCCTCAGGATCGGCGGGCCGCAGGTGCTCATCTTCTGGGGCCTGGCGACCCTGCTTGCCGCGCTGCAGAACGGCGTGGGACTCGGCCTGGCTGCGGTGCTCGGCGTCGATCCGCTGATCGGCCTGATCTCGGGTTCTGTCACCATGACCGGCGGACACGGCACCGGGGCAGCGTTCGGCAAGCTGTTCGAGGAGCAGTATCAGGTTCCCGGGGCGGTGACGCTGGCTCTGGCTGCCGCCACCTTCGGGCTCGTCAGCGGGGGTCTGCTCGGTGGCCCGATTGCGACCCGCCTGGTTCGCCGCGACGCCCTCTCGAGTTCGGGGTCGACGGCGCGCCGCTCGGTGACGGTCGAGGTCGAGGTGACCGAGTCCGCCGACGCAGAGCCGCTGCCGGACGCCGCGTCGGACGAGTCTGCCTCGGCCTACCGCATTCTCCATGGGCTCGCCATCATCCTGGTTGCGATGGCGCTGGGCGGGCTGCTGAGCGCCTGGCTGGGCCGCTTCATTACCCTGCCAGCCTACATCGGCGCCATGATCGTGGCCGCCGTGATCCGAAATCTCGACGATCGTCTGGGCTTTCTCCGGATGGACCAGCGCACGGTCGAG contains:
- the gltS gene encoding sodium/glutamate symporter, coding for MPTVRLDLIETVAVAAVLLFVGYALVRRVWFLNRFNIPAPVVGGFVFAAAALVLRQTGVLAFEFNTTLQSPFMIAFFTTIGLGASFGLLRIGGPQVLIFWGLATLLAALQNGVGLGLAAVLGVDPLIGLISGSVTMTGGHGTGAAFGKLFEEQYQVPGAVTLALAAATFGLVSGGLLGGPIATRLVRRDALSSSGSTARRSVTVEVEVTESADAEPLPDAASDESASAYRILHGLAIILVAMALGGLLSAWLGRFITLPAYIGAMIVAAVIRNLDDRLGFLRMDQRTVEDLGTVALSLFLTMALMSLRLWELLELAVPMLVILAAQVMLVAGFAYYVTYRVMGRDFEAAVMSGGHCGFGLGATPNAVANMRAIVERYGPAPRAFLVVPMVGAFFIDFTNALIITAFVNLVR